The Armatimonadota bacterium genomic sequence GCCACATACAACGGCGCCTTTGTGCGGACCGCAATGGCGATCGCGTCGCTGGGGCGGCAGTCCACATCAATGGACTTACCATCATCCGCATTGGTCAGCGAGAGTTTTGCGTAGTAGATGCCGTTGTACTCGTCGTCAACGGTCACCCGGTCCACGCTCCAGCCCAGTCGGTCGATGATGACGCATGCGAGGTCGTGCGTCAGGGGCCGGTTGAAAGCCCGCCCCTCGATCGCCATCGATATGCTGTACGCCTCGTGCTGCCCGATGTATATGCGGAGATTGCGGTCGCGGTTGTCCTGAACGGCAACAAAGTACGCGGCCTGGCCGTCGTGGGTGTGCTGCTCGTACACGCCGACGATGTGGACCTCTTTTTCGTTCAGCGCGCGCGGACGTCCGCTCTCATCCTCGGCCTCCTGGCCCGGATCAAGCGGAACGGCATCGCCGAAGAGA encodes the following:
- a CDS encoding bifunctional nuclease family protein, which codes for MSERDWDNPGGDEFGVEFTGQPFDFNLENLFGDAVPLDPGQEAEDESGRPRALNEKEVHIVGVYEQHTHDGQAAYFVAVQDNRDRNLRIYIGQHEAYSISMAIEGRAFNRPLTHDLACVIIDRLGWSVDRVTVDDEYNGIYYAKLSLTNADDGKSIDVDCRPSDAIAIAVRTKAPLYVAESVLEAEGHKEHEL